A stretch of Miscanthus floridulus cultivar M001 chromosome 13, ASM1932011v1, whole genome shotgun sequence DNA encodes these proteins:
- the LOC136501392 gene encoding uncharacterized protein isoform X1 yields the protein MLRSPSSPPRPPAGQSRRHPSEWLECFYYFQKACCWRRLHFPQVVESGGKNIEIAVMTHKDTDSKRLRSTSMLQRLKQRRPLPRLQRRTRSGSLKMIKRICLCSMNCRGRRRLPCSAYLETGLFGLFFQPEQCFSLTTIQPEQCLSASFSQVSASRTGYLNLRKHFKRR from the exons ATGCTGCGGTCACCCTCGTCGCCTCCTCGTCCGCCCGCAG GGCAATCTAGGAGGCATCCTTCAGAGTGGTTGGAGTGTTTTTATTATTTCCAAAAGGCTTGTTGCTGGAGACGCCTTCATTTTCCTCAG GTTGTTGAGAGTGGTGGCAAGAACATAGAGATTGCAGTGATGACACACAAGGATACGGACTCGAAGAGGCTGAGATCGACGAGTATGTTGCAGAGATTGAAGCAGAGAAGGCCACTGCCGAGGCTGCAAAGAAGG ACGCGTTCTGGAAGTTTGAAGATGATAAAGAGAATTTGCTTGTGCAGTATGAACTGCAGA GGAAGGAGAAGGctgccctgttcggcttacctagAAACCGgcctgttcggcttgttttttcagccggaacagtgtttttctctcacaacaattcagccagaacagtgtctttcagccagtttcagccaagtttcagcaagccgaacggggtatCTAAACTTGAGAAAACATTTTAAGAGAAGATAG
- the LOC136499216 gene encoding uncharacterized protein: MEFGRKKPLSLLELCVRKAIDNLRYMESVDGVEMDLLKRILPHCTQEHLTNIEKNTEMDLSSVTDPLWKRFYYQEFGQEHTNKVIARLKALKETRPDAKYTWWRLFEARKEKQKQAEDEMVEKFTKKFQAEKAEKQSKQIKLCTKVPPSSKRSFFGGSGPSSLSNCSYKSPILKKARMEADSKARLQSAIQKNTFSRSSQSIRTTSFNGQPVRTTTIHRPNSTFTVTKPTHRPNSTITVTKPMGASRLHRPNSTINKPMGVGRQIQNSRPKF; the protein is encoded by the exons ATGGAGTTCGGGAGGAAGAAGCCCCTGAGCCTTCTGGAGCTGTGCGTCCGGAAGGCCATCGACAACCTCCGCTACATGGAAAGCGTGGACGGCGTCGAGATGGATCTGCTCAAGCGCATCCTGCCGCACTGCACGCAGGAGCACCTCACCAATATCGAGAAGAACACCGAG ATGGATCTTAGCTCGGTAACTGATCCGCTGTGGAAGCGATTCTATTATCAAGAATTCGGTCAGGAGCATACGAACAAAGTTATCGCAAGACTCAAGGCGCTGAAGGAGACTCGGCCAGATGCGAAATACACATGGTGGCGGCTCTTCGAG GCGAGAAAAGAGAAACAGAAGCAAGCTGAAGATGAGATGGTtgagaaattcacaaagaagtTTCAGGCAGAGAAAGCTG AGAAACAAAGCAAACAAATTAAACTTTGTACAAAGGTGCCTCCAAGCAGCAAAAGAAGTTTCTTTGGAG GAAGTGGACCGAGCAGTTTATCCAATTGCAGCTACAAAAGCCCTATACTGAAAAAGGCTAGGATGGAGGCCGACAG TAAAGCAAGATTGCAATCTGCTATCCAAAAGAATACTTTTTCGAG GTCATCTCAGTCGATAAGGACGACCTCTTTTAATGGACAGCCAGTGAGAACAACTACTATTCATAGACCCAATTCAACCTTCACCGTCACCAAACCGACTCATAGACCCAATTCAACCATCACCGTCACCAAACCGATGGGTGCGAGCAGGCTTCACAGACCCAATTCAACCATCAACAAACCGATGGGTGTGGGCAGGCAAATCCAGAACAGCAGGCCCAAATTCTAG
- the LOC136501392 gene encoding uncharacterized protein isoform X2, with the protein MLRSPSSPPRPPAGQSRRHPSEWLECFYYFQKACCWRRLHFPQVVESGGKNIEIAVMTHKDTDSKRLRSTSMLQRLKQRRPLPRLQRRTRSGSLKMIKRICLCSMNCRGRRRLPCSAYLETGLFGLFFQPEQCFSLTTIQPEQCLSASFSQVSASRTGWLMVVELL; encoded by the exons ATGCTGCGGTCACCCTCGTCGCCTCCTCGTCCGCCCGCAG GGCAATCTAGGAGGCATCCTTCAGAGTGGTTGGAGTGTTTTTATTATTTCCAAAAGGCTTGTTGCTGGAGACGCCTTCATTTTCCTCAG GTTGTTGAGAGTGGTGGCAAGAACATAGAGATTGCAGTGATGACACACAAGGATACGGACTCGAAGAGGCTGAGATCGACGAGTATGTTGCAGAGATTGAAGCAGAGAAGGCCACTGCCGAGGCTGCAAAGAAGG ACGCGTTCTGGAAGTTTGAAGATGATAAAGAGAATTTGCTTGTGCAGTATGAACTGCAGA GGAAGGAGAAGGctgccctgttcggcttacctagAAACCGgcctgttcggcttgttttttcagccggaacagtgtttttctctcacaacaattcagccagaacagtgtctttcagccagtttcagccaagtttcagcaagccgaacggg ATGGCTGATGGTGGTGGAGCTGCTGTGA